The following are encoded in a window of Kitasatospora sp. NBC_01250 genomic DNA:
- a CDS encoding enoyl-CoA hydratase/isomerase family protein: protein MTDQTLTADRAELPSPTEGLRVFHDEADGVAVLVLDRPKRRNAVTLAMWQAIPELLAGLAARPGVRTLLVAGAAGTFSAGADIAELSTVYADPARADAYHARNVEAEQALAAFPHPTLAVVHGACVGGGCQLALACDLRFGAADARLGITPAKLGVVYPAVPTARLAGLVGPARAKYLLFSGELVDAERAERFGLLDEVHPPQLLDARALAFARLLAARSPQTIGAAKAALAAPDPAAARAALAPWERRSREAPDVREGLAAFLERREPRFAPPAPVPAAAATAAAHSPVSDSLADPLPGAGHIPGRTE, encoded by the coding sequence ATGACCGACCAGACCCTCACCGCCGACCGCGCCGAACTCCCCTCCCCCACCGAGGGGCTGCGCGTCTTCCACGACGAGGCGGACGGCGTGGCCGTGCTCGTCCTCGACCGGCCGAAGCGGCGCAACGCCGTGACCCTCGCGATGTGGCAGGCGATCCCCGAACTGCTGGCCGGCCTCGCGGCCCGACCGGGCGTGCGGACCCTGCTGGTCGCCGGCGCCGCGGGGACCTTCAGCGCGGGGGCCGACATCGCCGAACTCTCCACCGTGTACGCCGATCCGGCCCGCGCCGACGCCTACCACGCGCGCAACGTCGAGGCGGAGCAGGCGCTGGCCGCCTTCCCGCACCCCACGCTGGCCGTGGTGCACGGCGCCTGCGTGGGCGGCGGCTGCCAGCTCGCGCTCGCCTGCGACCTGCGGTTCGGCGCGGCGGACGCGCGGCTGGGGATCACCCCGGCCAAGCTCGGCGTGGTCTACCCGGCGGTCCCCACCGCCCGGCTGGCCGGCCTGGTCGGGCCGGCCAGGGCCAAGTACCTGCTCTTCTCCGGCGAGTTGGTGGACGCCGAGCGCGCCGAGCGGTTCGGCCTGCTGGACGAGGTGCACCCGCCGCAGCTGCTCGACGCCCGCGCCCTGGCGTTCGCCCGGCTGCTGGCCGCCCGCTCGCCGCAGACCATCGGCGCGGCCAAGGCGGCGCTGGCCGCGCCCGATCCGGCTGCCGCCCGCGCCGCCCTCGCCCCCTGGGAGCGCCGCTCCCGCGAGGCGCCGGACGTCCGCGAGGGCCTGGCCGCGTTCCTGGAGCGCCGCGAACCCCGCTTCGCGCCGCCCGCACCCGTCCCAGCCGCCGCTGCCACCGCCGCCGCCCACTCCCCCGTCTCCGACTCCCTCGCCGACCCCCTCCCCGGCGCCGGCCACATCCCCGGCCGGACGGAGTAA
- a CDS encoding DUF1918 domain-containing protein: MHADVGDRLHIHSRAVGIVDREGEVIEVHGDQGEPPYLVRFDDGTQTLIFPGPDCTVEQRHRT; the protein is encoded by the coding sequence ATGCACGCAGACGTGGGCGACCGGCTGCATATCCACAGCCGAGCGGTCGGCATCGTGGACCGCGAGGGCGAGGTCATCGAGGTGCACGGCGACCAGGGCGAACCCCCGTACCTGGTCAGGTTCGACGACGGTACGCAGACGCTGATCTTCCCCGGTCCCGACTGCACGGTCGAGCAGCGGCACCGCACCTGA
- a CDS encoding acyl-CoA dehydrogenase family protein, producing MNPFSLALGEDQLAVRDWLHGFAADVMRPAAAEWDEREETPWPIIQEAAKLGIYSLDFYAQQYFDPSGVGIPVAMEELFWGDAGIGLSIVGTTLAAVAVLANGTDEQIGTWAPQMFGTPEDVKVAAFCSSEPDAGSDVSALRTRAVYDQAKDEWVLNGTKTWATNGGIAAVHVVVATVDPALGARGQASFVVPPGTPGLAQGQKFKKHGIRASHTAEVVLDDVRVPGHCLLGGKEKLDERLARARERAAGGEAAGDGARGGQARGGAGKNAAMATFEASRPAVGAQAIGIARAAYEVALDYAKTRVQFGRPIIDNQGVAFTLADMRTRIDAARLLVWRASWMAANQQPFTAAEGSMSKLYAGETAKWVTSQAMQLLGGNGFTREYPVERMHRDSAIYTIFEGTSEIQRLVIARTISGMPIR from the coding sequence ATGAACCCCTTCTCGCTGGCGCTCGGCGAGGACCAGCTCGCCGTCCGCGACTGGCTGCACGGTTTCGCCGCCGACGTGATGCGCCCGGCCGCCGCCGAGTGGGACGAGCGCGAGGAGACCCCCTGGCCGATCATCCAGGAGGCCGCCAAGCTCGGGATCTACTCGCTCGACTTCTACGCGCAGCAGTACTTCGACCCCTCCGGCGTCGGGATACCGGTGGCCATGGAGGAGCTCTTCTGGGGCGACGCGGGCATCGGCCTGTCGATCGTCGGCACCACGCTGGCGGCCGTGGCCGTGCTGGCCAACGGGACCGACGAGCAGATCGGCACCTGGGCCCCGCAGATGTTCGGCACCCCCGAGGACGTCAAGGTGGCCGCCTTCTGCTCCTCCGAGCCGGACGCCGGCTCGGACGTGTCGGCGTTGCGCACCCGGGCCGTCTACGACCAGGCCAAGGACGAGTGGGTGCTGAACGGCACCAAGACCTGGGCCACCAACGGCGGCATCGCCGCGGTGCACGTGGTGGTCGCCACCGTCGACCCGGCGCTCGGTGCCCGCGGGCAGGCCTCCTTCGTGGTGCCGCCGGGCACGCCGGGGCTGGCGCAGGGGCAGAAGTTCAAGAAGCACGGCATCCGCGCCTCGCACACCGCCGAGGTGGTGCTGGACGACGTGCGGGTGCCCGGGCACTGCCTGCTGGGCGGCAAGGAGAAGCTGGACGAGCGCCTGGCCCGCGCGCGGGAGCGGGCGGCCGGCGGCGAGGCTGCCGGTGATGGGGCGCGGGGTGGTCAGGCGCGGGGCGGCGCGGGCAAGAACGCCGCGATGGCCACCTTCGAGGCCTCGCGCCCGGCGGTGGGCGCGCAGGCGATCGGGATCGCGCGGGCCGCCTACGAGGTGGCGCTGGACTACGCGAAGACCCGGGTGCAGTTCGGCCGCCCGATCATCGACAACCAGGGGGTGGCGTTCACCCTGGCCGACATGCGCACCCGGATCGACGCGGCGCGGCTGCTGGTCTGGCGGGCCTCCTGGATGGCCGCCAACCAGCAGCCGTTCACCGCGGCCGAGGGGTCGATGTCCAAGCTCTACGCCGGCGAGACCGCCAAGTGGGTGACGTCGCAGGCGATGCAGCTGCTGGGTGGCAACGGCTTCACCCGCGAGTACCCCGTGGAGCGGATGCACCGGGACAGCGCGATCTACACGATCTTCGAGGGGACCAGCGAGATCCAGCGGCTGGTGATCGCGCGGACCATCTCCGGGATGCCGATCCGCTGA
- a CDS encoding TetR family transcriptional regulator encodes MTALEEPREEPRREQLLNAADRVVGREGPGASMNAIAAEAGITKPILYRHFGDRSGLFQALTERHTSGLLAAVRTALDEPLERRERVEHVLDTYLAGIESRPQVYQLLTHPEPGDPHGVGNALAPALRQIAEEITRAVTAQVDLGPDGPLLSEAWGRGITGMVLAAGDWWLEQRPCPRARMVQALADLLWGRLAAAAPLPAAPLPGGTSASPPEIPAPPADGA; translated from the coding sequence GTGACCGCCCTGGAGGAACCGCGCGAGGAACCGCGCCGGGAGCAGCTGCTCAACGCCGCCGACCGGGTGGTCGGCCGGGAGGGCCCGGGCGCGAGCATGAACGCGATCGCCGCCGAGGCGGGCATCACCAAGCCGATCCTCTACCGGCACTTCGGCGATCGCAGCGGACTCTTCCAGGCGCTGACCGAGCGTCACACCTCCGGCCTGCTGGCCGCCGTGCGCACCGCGCTCGACGAACCGCTGGAGCGCCGCGAGCGGGTGGAGCACGTGCTGGACACCTACCTGGCCGGCATCGAGTCCCGTCCGCAGGTCTACCAACTGCTCACCCACCCGGAGCCGGGCGACCCCCACGGCGTGGGCAACGCGCTGGCGCCCGCGCTGCGGCAGATCGCCGAGGAGATCACCCGGGCGGTCACCGCCCAGGTCGACCTCGGCCCCGACGGACCGCTGCTCTCCGAGGCCTGGGGGCGGGGCATCACCGGCATGGTGCTGGCCGCCGGGGACTGGTGGCTGGAGCAGCGGCCCTGCCCCCGGGCCCGGATGGTGCAGGCACTGGCCGACCTGCTCTGGGGACGGCTGGCCGCCGCCGCGCCCCTGCCGGCGGCCCCGCTGCCGGGCGGCACCTCCGCCTCGCCGCCCGAGATCCCTGCTCCGCCGGCGGACGGCGCGTAG
- a CDS encoding glycoside hydrolase family 5 protein — translation MHTLRTAALRITALRTAARHTDPPSVPATRTAARRTATRRTAALLLSLLTAAALLIGAPPALAQPGTPHSGAPQPGYPRADFPTGASPTPDGRVLFTDRSGRVLEPRGFDLDKYDETTEADLRSIADRGFTLIRVAVSWDRLEPARGHDDQAELAKLQRLLGWADSYGLLAVIDFHQDVYGPAFGGGDRGIPPWATRDDGLPFVPDPNDWFAGYFQPAVQAAFRHLYDDADLRRWQAEFYTHLATELRGHRSLLGYDLFNEPFGPVDGDPSDPAVLAAASAQLEQGRLAAMYQRLIGAIRAVDQRSWLFVEPTVLVGEGVPTRLPGFTDPRPGPPRLGYAPHFYDTAVEDGADWNPADGFIASYTAAISTYPSAHRMPLLVGEWGPPNSRTPGNTELVRQQIAAMAGFASAWTMWYWCQGDGGYCALGTDAAPAPGDGPAFGPYAPVLAGRPEHESWAAGSYTVTFRADGGWTELAAPPTARITVTGTDRATLDTRTPGHPRVRLPRGTEATLTVTS, via the coding sequence GTGCACACCCTCCGTACCGCCGCCCTGCGCATCACTGCCCTCCGTACCGCCGCCCGCCACACCGATCCCCCCTCCGTCCCCGCCACCCGTACCGCCGCCCGCCGCACCGCCACCCGCCGCACCGCCGCCCTGCTGCTGAGCCTGCTGACCGCCGCCGCCCTGCTGATCGGCGCGCCCCCCGCGCTCGCCCAACCGGGCACCCCGCACTCCGGTGCCCCGCAGCCCGGCTACCCCCGTGCCGACTTCCCCACCGGCGCGAGCCCCACCCCCGACGGCCGGGTGCTCTTCACCGACCGGTCGGGGCGGGTCCTCGAACCGCGCGGCTTCGATCTCGACAAGTACGACGAGACCACCGAGGCCGACCTGCGCTCCATCGCCGACCGCGGCTTCACGCTGATCCGGGTGGCGGTCTCCTGGGACCGCCTGGAGCCCGCCCGCGGCCACGACGACCAGGCCGAACTCGCCAAGCTCCAGCGCCTGCTGGGCTGGGCCGACAGCTACGGCCTGCTCGCCGTGATCGACTTCCACCAGGACGTCTACGGCCCGGCCTTCGGCGGCGGCGACCGGGGCATCCCGCCCTGGGCCACCCGGGACGACGGACTGCCGTTCGTCCCGGACCCGAACGACTGGTTCGCCGGCTACTTCCAGCCCGCCGTGCAGGCCGCCTTCCGCCACCTCTACGACGACGCCGACCTGCGCCGCTGGCAGGCCGAGTTCTACACCCACCTGGCCACCGAACTGCGCGGCCACCGCTCGCTGCTGGGCTACGACCTGTTCAACGAGCCGTTCGGACCGGTCGACGGCGACCCGAGCGACCCGGCGGTGCTCGCCGCCGCCTCGGCACAGCTCGAACAGGGACGCCTGGCGGCCATGTACCAGCGGCTGATCGGCGCGATCCGCGCGGTGGACCAGCGCAGTTGGCTCTTCGTCGAGCCGACCGTCCTGGTCGGCGAGGGCGTGCCGACCCGGCTGCCGGGCTTCACCGACCCGCGCCCGGGCCCGCCGCGGCTCGGCTACGCCCCGCACTTCTACGACACCGCGGTCGAGGACGGCGCCGACTGGAACCCGGCCGACGGCTTCATCGCCTCCTACACCGCCGCGATCAGCACCTACCCGAGTGCCCACCGGATGCCGCTGCTGGTCGGCGAGTGGGGCCCGCCGAACTCCCGCACCCCGGGCAACACCGAGCTGGTGCGCCAGCAGATCGCCGCGATGGCGGGCTTCGCGAGCGCCTGGACCATGTGGTACTGGTGCCAGGGCGACGGCGGCTACTGCGCGTTGGGGACGGACGCGGCGCCCGCGCCCGGGGACGGCCCGGCCTTCGGACCGTACGCGCCCGTCCTGGCCGGGCGCCCCGAGCACGAGAGCTGGGCGGCCGGCTCCTACACCGTCACCTTCCGGGCCGACGGCGGCTGGACCGAGCTGGCCGCCCCGCCCACCGCCAGGATCACCGTCACCGGCACGGACCGGGCGACCCTCGACACCCGCACCCCCGGGCACCCGCGGGTCCGGCTCCCCCGTGGCACCGAGGCCACCCTGACGGTCACGAGCTGA
- a CDS encoding LuxR C-terminal-related transcriptional regulator codes for MAEQWTGRFGGLGLAADQELLYLHLLSSPGLSAAQLAGALGIAAEQAQAALGALAELGLVERPVADGGVWSAAAPDVALEELLLRRELELRRTRGRITELLRTYRRTSSGPEGELVEVITGRESISELWRSLQVGVRQQLRVLDKPPYIRRSDPELELAALGRGVRMRVVYESQVLRDPERVAEIQLYAGAGEQARVLPALPLKLALVDDRWALLPVSSGTELQSVLLVRPSSLLDALAGLFELYWSRAMRVPAADSTDLPRDRHRQLLTLLAAGLTDESIARQMGVSTRTVQRWVRELMDRFGARTRFQAGIQAARADLL; via the coding sequence GTGGCCGAGCAGTGGACGGGGCGGTTCGGTGGCCTGGGACTGGCCGCCGACCAGGAGTTGCTCTACCTCCACCTGCTGTCCAGCCCGGGCCTGAGCGCGGCTCAGCTCGCCGGCGCGCTCGGGATCGCCGCCGAGCAGGCACAGGCGGCGCTCGGCGCGCTGGCCGAACTCGGCCTGGTCGAGCGGCCGGTGGCGGACGGCGGGGTGTGGAGCGCGGCGGCCCCCGACGTGGCGCTGGAGGAGCTGCTGCTCCGTCGCGAGCTGGAGCTGCGCCGCACCCGCGGGCGGATCACCGAACTGCTGCGCACCTACCGGCGTACCAGCAGCGGCCCCGAGGGCGAGCTGGTCGAGGTGATCACCGGGCGCGAGTCGATCTCCGAACTGTGGCGCAGTCTCCAGGTGGGCGTGCGGCAGCAGTTGCGGGTGCTGGACAAGCCGCCGTACATCCGACGCTCCGACCCGGAGCTCGAACTCGCCGCGCTCGGCCGGGGGGTGCGGATGCGGGTGGTCTACGAGAGCCAGGTGCTGCGCGACCCCGAGCGGGTGGCCGAGATCCAGCTGTACGCCGGGGCCGGCGAGCAGGCCCGGGTACTGCCCGCCCTGCCGCTGAAACTGGCGCTGGTGGACGACCGTTGGGCGCTGCTGCCGGTCAGTTCGGGCACCGAGCTGCAGAGCGTGCTGCTGGTGCGCCCCTCCTCGCTGCTGGACGCGCTGGCGGGGCTGTTCGAGCTGTACTGGTCGCGGGCGATGCGGGTGCCCGCGGCCGACTCCACCGACCTGCCGCGCGACCGGCACCGCCAGTTGCTGACACTGCTCGCGGCCGGGCTGACGGACGAGAGCATCGCGCGGCAGATGGGCGTCTCGACGCGGACGGTGCAGCGCTGGGTGCGGGAGCTGATGGACCGGTTCGGCGCGCGCACCCGGTTCCAGGCCGGGATCCAGGCGGCGCGCGCCGACCTGCTCTGA
- a CDS encoding G1 family glutamic endopeptidase yields the protein MSSLRTVRALRFAVAAALTVSGAALATPAFAAAPGSTTTFGPAQHGSHTALRYGHGARRYDGGVWGGYVAQGSNFTSISGSWTMPQVTCNTSNDLFAPWVGIDGYGSQTVEQTGVQVDCSSGSPVLSGWYEMYPAPPQYFSDPVNTGDSFTGSVTTDGNGNYTLTLTDNTLGWTENTTQNLGAQNVSAEAVIESPSQSYPSFDELDFSNVTVNNQVFDSFAPQAIDSGQYTETGLQNGSFAIVPAGGGNWDSARHI from the coding sequence GTGTCCAGTCTTCGCACCGTTCGTGCACTGCGGTTCGCCGTCGCCGCCGCACTCACCGTCTCCGGGGCCGCGCTCGCCACGCCGGCCTTCGCCGCGGCCCCGGGCTCCACCACGACCTTCGGCCCCGCCCAGCACGGCTCGCACACCGCGCTGCGCTACGGCCACGGCGCGCGCCGCTACGACGGCGGCGTCTGGGGCGGTTACGTCGCCCAGGGCAGCAACTTCACCAGCATCTCCGGTTCCTGGACGATGCCGCAGGTCACCTGCAACACCAGCAACGACCTGTTCGCCCCCTGGGTCGGCATCGACGGCTACGGCTCGCAGACCGTCGAGCAGACCGGCGTCCAGGTGGACTGCTCCAGCGGCTCGCCGGTGCTCTCCGGCTGGTACGAGATGTACCCGGCGCCGCCGCAGTACTTCAGCGACCCGGTGAACACCGGCGACAGCTTCACCGGCAGCGTGACCACCGACGGCAACGGCAACTACACGCTGACGCTGACCGACAACACCCTCGGCTGGACCGAGAACACCACGCAGAACCTGGGCGCGCAGAACGTCAGCGCCGAGGCGGTCATCGAGTCGCCGAGCCAGAGCTACCCGTCCTTCGACGAGCTGGACTTCTCCAACGTCACGGTGAACAACCAGGTCTTCGACAGCTTCGCGCCGCAGGCCATCGACAGCGGCCAGTACACCGAGACCGGGCTGCAGAACGGATCGTTCGCCATCGTCCCGGCGGGCGGCGGCAACTGGGACTCGGCCAGGCACATCTGA
- a CDS encoding G1 family glutamic endopeptidase, with translation MTSTRLRKPARAAIAALLALSGAAFAAPAAQAATPHFYAPHHTWGGQPFSGDSNWGGYVAQGSGFKSITGSWTMPDVQCNTTNDLFAPWIGIDGYGSSTVEQTGVQADCSSGSPVYSAWYEMYPAPPQYFSNPVSAGDTFNASVVNTSRSSYTLTLTDVTKGWTKTVTKTLRAQNVSAEAVIESPSQSYPSFNELDFANLTVNGQSFSNYGPQAIDSGQYTETPLQGGAFSIIPG, from the coding sequence ATGACCAGCACTCGCCTGCGCAAGCCCGCCCGCGCCGCCATAGCCGCGCTGCTCGCCCTCTCCGGTGCCGCCTTCGCCGCCCCCGCGGCCCAGGCCGCCACCCCGCACTTCTACGCCCCGCACCACACCTGGGGCGGCCAGCCGTTCTCCGGCGACAGCAACTGGGGCGGCTACGTCGCCCAGGGCAGCGGCTTCAAGAGCATCACCGGCTCCTGGACCATGCCGGACGTCCAGTGCAACACCACCAACGACCTGTTCGCCCCGTGGATCGGCATCGACGGCTACGGCTCGTCGACGGTCGAGCAGACCGGTGTCCAGGCGGACTGCTCCAGCGGCTCCCCGGTCTACTCCGCCTGGTACGAGATGTACCCGGCGCCGCCGCAGTACTTCAGCAACCCGGTCAGCGCCGGCGACACCTTCAACGCCAGCGTGGTGAACACCAGCCGCAGCAGCTACACGCTGACGCTCACCGACGTGACCAAGGGCTGGACCAAGACCGTCACCAAGACCCTGCGCGCCCAGAACGTCAGCGCCGAGGCGGTCATCGAGTCGCCGAGCCAGAGCTACCCGTCCTTCAACGAGCTGGACTTCGCCAACCTCACGGTGAACGGCCAGAGCTTCTCGAACTACGGGCCGCAGGCCATCGACAGCGGCCAGTACACCGAGACCCCGCTGCAGGGCGGCGCCTTCTCGATCATCCCGGGCTGA
- a CDS encoding M3 family metallopeptidase yields the protein MTDNPFFAPSRLPYGLPPFAEIRVEHYRPALEAGMAGQLAEIARITANPEPATFENTVVALERTGELLRRVLAVFEVKTAADTDAVLQELDAEFKPRLAAHRDAVHLDRALFARIDAVHAERAGLELDAESLRLLERHHSRFVRDGAQLPEADQQRLRELNAELAAATAAFGQNLYAANAQGALVLERAEELAGLSEAAIEAAADNGRARGYEGRYVLSLLNFTEQPALAQLTDREVRRRLLAASVDRALATNGPVAARMAALRAERAALFGHPSHAAYVVEDETAGSVAAVTELLERLVPPAVANAERELERLRAAAEADGVTDFGPHDLAYYAERVRLAEYDLDSAALRPYYELERVLHDGVFHAAGLVYGLSFTERPELVGYHPDTRVFEVFEQDGTPLGLFLADFFARPSKRGGAWMDELVLQNGLFDHRPVVYNNLNITKPAPGSPALLNADEVRTVFHEFGHALHGLFSAVRYPLLAGTQVPRDFVEFPSQVNEMWANWPEVRANYARHHETGEPLPAELVDRLAEAQQFGEGYRTVSYLAATLLDWAWHTLPAGELVEDAGAFEAAALERAGLALPAVPPRYRTAYFSHLFTNGYSAGYYAYIWSEVLDADTVEWFRGNGRPVRESGELFRRELLARGNTVPALAAFRAVVGREPDAAPLLARRGLAG from the coding sequence ATGACGGACAATCCCTTCTTCGCACCCAGCCGGCTGCCCTACGGACTGCCGCCCTTCGCCGAGATCCGCGTGGAGCACTACCGGCCGGCCCTGGAGGCGGGCATGGCCGGGCAGCTGGCCGAGATCGCCCGGATCACCGCGAATCCCGAGCCCGCCACCTTCGAGAACACCGTGGTGGCCCTGGAGCGCACCGGGGAGCTGCTGCGCCGGGTGCTGGCGGTGTTCGAGGTCAAGACGGCCGCCGACACCGATGCAGTCCTGCAGGAGCTGGACGCCGAGTTCAAGCCCCGGCTGGCCGCGCACCGCGACGCGGTCCACCTGGACCGCGCGCTCTTCGCCCGGATCGACGCGGTGCACGCCGAGCGCGCCGGGCTGGAGCTGGACGCCGAGTCGCTGCGCCTGCTGGAGCGCCATCACAGCCGCTTCGTGCGGGACGGGGCGCAGCTGCCCGAGGCCGACCAGCAGCGGCTGCGCGAGCTGAACGCCGAGCTGGCCGCGGCGACCGCCGCGTTCGGGCAGAACCTGTACGCCGCCAACGCGCAGGGCGCGCTGGTGCTGGAGCGGGCCGAGGAGCTGGCCGGGCTCTCCGAGGCCGCGATCGAGGCCGCGGCCGACAACGGCCGGGCCCGCGGGTACGAGGGCAGGTACGTGCTGAGCCTGCTCAACTTCACCGAGCAGCCCGCGCTGGCCCAGCTGACCGACCGTGAGGTCCGGCGCCGGCTGCTGGCCGCCTCGGTGGACCGGGCGCTCGCCACGAACGGGCCGGTGGCCGCGCGGATGGCCGCGCTGCGCGCCGAGCGGGCCGCGCTCTTCGGCCACCCGAGCCACGCCGCCTACGTGGTGGAGGACGAGACCGCGGGGAGCGTGGCTGCGGTCACCGAGCTGCTGGAGCGGCTGGTGCCGCCGGCGGTGGCCAACGCCGAGCGGGAGCTGGAGCGGCTGCGGGCGGCCGCCGAGGCCGACGGCGTCACCGACTTCGGCCCGCACGACCTGGCGTACTACGCCGAGCGGGTGCGGCTGGCCGAGTACGACCTGGACAGCGCCGCGCTGCGCCCGTACTACGAGTTGGAGCGGGTGCTGCACGACGGGGTGTTCCACGCGGCCGGCCTGGTCTACGGGCTGAGCTTCACCGAGCGCCCCGAGCTGGTCGGCTACCACCCCGACACCCGGGTGTTCGAGGTCTTCGAGCAGGACGGCACCCCGTTGGGTCTCTTCCTGGCCGACTTCTTCGCCCGGCCGTCCAAGCGCGGGGGTGCCTGGATGGACGAACTCGTGCTGCAGAACGGCCTGTTCGACCATCGGCCGGTGGTCTACAACAACCTGAACATCACCAAGCCGGCGCCCGGCTCCCCGGCGCTGCTGAACGCCGACGAGGTCCGCACGGTGTTCCACGAGTTCGGCCACGCGCTGCACGGCCTGTTCTCGGCGGTGCGCTACCCGCTGCTGGCCGGCACCCAGGTGCCGCGCGACTTCGTGGAGTTCCCCTCGCAGGTCAACGAGATGTGGGCGAACTGGCCCGAGGTGCGGGCCAACTACGCCCGGCACCACGAGACGGGCGAGCCGCTGCCGGCCGAGCTGGTGGACCGGCTCGCCGAGGCCCAGCAGTTCGGCGAGGGCTACCGGACCGTCTCCTACCTGGCCGCCACGCTGCTGGACTGGGCCTGGCACACCCTGCCGGCCGGCGAACTCGTCGAGGACGCGGGCGCGTTCGAGGCCGCGGCGCTGGAGCGGGCCGGCCTGGCGCTTCCCGCGGTGCCGCCGCGCTACCGGACGGCGTACTTCAGCCACCTGTTCACCAACGGCTACAGCGCGGGCTACTACGCCTACATCTGGTCGGAGGTGCTGGACGCCGACACGGTCGAGTGGTTCCGCGGCAACGGGCGGCCGGTGCGCGAGAGCGGGGAGCTGTTCCGGCGCGAACTGCTCGCCCGGGGCAACACGGTGCCGGCGCTGGCGGCGTTCCGCGCGGTGGTCGGGCGCGAGCCCGATGCCGCGCCGCTGCTGGCCCGGCGCGGGCTGGCCGGGTAG